The DNA segment TAGTATTGGGATTTAACTTGCTTCTTTCTAGTTTTTCCATTAAAAACACTTATAGATCCTCTATTTGTTCCGTGTTGCAGGGTCTGGTTTGCACACTTTTGTCCTCTATCTGGGCCCTCATATTGCTTTATTTACGATAAAAGCAATGAAGTGTGGGCGAGTTGACCTCAAAATGGCTCCCTATGATACAATACAATTCCAAAGAACTCCTCTATGGCTTCGCAAAGATTGTTCAGAGTTTGGCCCCCCTGTATTTTCATCTTCACATGGCACAAGTGTCCCACTTAGTAGTATACTGCCCCAAGTGCAGTTAGAGGCTATTTTGTGGGGCCTTGGAACCGCGCTTGGAGAGCTTCCCCCATATTTTATTTCACGAGCAGGTTCGTCTCTTATGCCTTTAAGCCCATACCCGTGTCGAATAGATCTGTTAACACTTCCAGCACAAACTGATTGTGTAGCTATTGGTCCTAGTATCATAGGCGGCCATTCAATCTCAAGTCTTAATGGAAATATTCACCTGTAATTTCAGGAATAAAATAATTTCGGCATGTTGCCGATCTTGTTATAAGCAAATGATAATTGAATATTTTAATCTTCAGGGTCCTTGTTGCTAATGTATTTCCATCACTTAATGCAGCAAGCCTCTCAGGTAGTAGAGTGGACGCAATGGAAGAACTAGATGCATCTTCTGAAAGTAATGGATTTCTAGCTACTCGTCTGACTCAAATGAAGCGCTGGTTTCTTTCCCATGCACAATATTTGAACTTCTTCACAATTCTAATACTTGCTTCGGTTAGTCCAAGTCTTTATTTAAATCTATCTTCTATTCATCCAGAAAACCATTGCATGGAGGATAAACAAGATTACCTTAGTTTTGCATGCGGATAAATTAATATGTTCCTAAAGCTAGACATTAGAGCATCACCTTGTCCCACCAGAAAATAAAGTTGATTTTTCGTTGACCGCAAATATAGATTTGGTTTCTAGTACATAAATATGTTTCTAATCTGCTAATGTCTCTGCAAATCACTGAACTTCCCATTACTAAAACCCCAGAAAATATTTACTGTGGTAACGGAGGTGCCTTTTGTAGGTTCCAAATCCTCTATTTGATCTTGCTGGCATAATGTGTGGACAATTTGGGATCCCATTTTGGGAGTTCTTTTTTGCAACTTTGATTGGAAAGGCTCTCATTAAAACTCACATACAGGTCAGTCAACTCTCCTTTTCTGCATTCATGATTCTCCACATCTTAGATGCTGTTTAGTTTAGTTTAGTTTTGGCTTAATGTAAAGATCTTGTCATTTGGCTGTTGACGACCTTTTTTGGACTGGTCACTTTATGAAAGAGCTGTGTTCTTTGGCTATGCTTGTGCAGACTCTGTTTATAATTTCTGTTTGCAACAATCAACTTCTTGATTGGGTGGAAACCGAGTTGATTCGGATGCTTAGTTTTATACCTGGTTTTGAAACCATGTTACCAAACATCATTGCCAAGCTCCACTCCATGAAAGACAAGTATATGGCCACCAAAACACCTGTAACTTCAAAtataaaggtaataattcatCTAACTCTCTTTTACATGATTAAAGATTTCTGTTTGTGATATTTCATGATTCTTTTTTGCTGATTCAACAATCAATGGTTCTTCTTCTTG comes from the Nicotiana tabacum cultivar K326 chromosome 14, ASM71507v2, whole genome shotgun sequence genome and includes:
- the LOC107818207 gene encoding vacuole membrane protein KMS1, with the translated sequence MGSKKKLNSQKSFRSASPVKEMPVSDLRAKHQQDLENLNLLTQPFRTLKLFSMAMMQYLRKSIAYLLSHRWCMLFSTIAVLALTLLVTTDGPHVKHVEEVLRYLKFGLWWVALGVASSIGLGSGLHTFVLYLGPHIALFTIKAMKCGRVDLKMAPYDTIQFQRTPLWLRKDCSEFGPPVFSSSHGTSVPLSSILPQVQLEAILWGLGTALGELPPYFISRAASLSGSRVDAMEELDASSESNGFLATRLTQMKRWFLSHAQYLNFFTILILASVPNPLFDLAGIMCGQFGIPFWEFFFATLIGKALIKTHIQTLFIISVCNNQLLDWVETELIRMLSFIPGFETMLPNIIAKLHSMKDKYMATKTPVTSNIKVNKWDFSFASVWNGVVTIMLLNFFVKIVNATAQRYLKKQQEKEFTGLKNKSS